A genome region from Eurosta solidaginis isolate ZX-2024a chromosome 2, ASM4086904v1, whole genome shotgun sequence includes the following:
- the LOC137241541 gene encoding putative nuclease HARBI1 codes for MAQQTCSRCMFEVCSPIEKVLCKKHIEFPLSEAEKNEANRSFYSACGIPGVIGAVDGTHIQLVRPDRDEHLYFNRKLKHSINAMVICDHKIRIRAVDGRFEGASHDSHVWSLSSERVCLKANFENGDRGVRILGDSGYPLEPWLLTPYRNAAENSDEIFFNDKFCKGRSLIERTFGVLKGGFRCLLAARELHYTPEKVVQILNVCCALHNICILYKVEDPSNIVFERNDPSSANVDAQESRNLSNIAKNIREQIKNNMVNWRNPN; via the exons ATGGCCCAGCAAACGTGTTCCCGTTGCATGTTCGAGGTGTGTAGCCCCATTGAAAAAGTGCTATGTAAAAAACATATAGAGTTTCCATTGTCTGAAGCGGAAAAGAATGAAGCAAATAGAAGTTTCTATTCGGCTTGCGGAATTCCAGGAGTGATTGGTGCGGTCGATGGAACTCACATTCAATTGGTACGACCGGATCGAGACGAGCATTTATATTTTAACCGTAAGCTCAAACATAGCATTAATGCAATGGTG attTGTGACCACAAAATCCGCATAAGGGCAGTAGATGGAAGGTTTGAAGGTGCTTCGCATGATTCCCACGTCTGGAGCCTATCTTCAGAGCGTGTTTGCTTAAAGGCGAATTTTGAAAATGGAGACAGAGGAGTGAGAATTCTTG GAGATTCTGGATATCCCCTCGAGCCATGGCTGCTAACACCATACAGAAACGCAGCAGAGAACTCtgacgaaattttttttaatgataagttTTGCAAAGGAAGATCGTTAATCGAACGAACTTTTGGAGTATTAAAAGGCGGGTTTAGATGCCTCTTAGCTGCAAGAGAGTTGCATTATACACCCGAAAAAGTGGTTCAAATTCTAAACGTATGCTGTGCTTTGCATAATATTTGCATTTTATACAAAGTGGAAGATCCTTCAAACATTGTTTTCGAGCGAAATGACCCTTCAAGTGCCAATGTCGATGCACAAGAAAGCCGAAATTTATCaaatatcgccaaaaacattagggaacaaattaaaaataatatggtTAACTGGAGAAACCCAaactaa